The nucleotide sequence TACAATTTCAGGTACTACCTCTGACGAGCAGGGTGTATTGCCCGGTGTAAACGTCTTGGTAAAGGGAACCACTGTAGGAAGTGTCTCCGATTTTGATGGAAATTACAGTATAGAGGTGCCCGATGGTGGCTCTACCCTGGTTTTTTCCTATGTGGGCTATTCCAAGCAAGAAGTGACTATTGCTGGTCAAACCACAATTAATGTTGTTATGTCTGAAGATGCACAAACCCTCAGTGAGGTGGTTGTTGTAGGATATGGTACACAACGAAAGGCCGATCTTACCGGTGCTGTAGGGTCACTTAGCAGTGCGGAAATCGTATCTAAGCCGATTACCAGTCCGGATCAAGTGCTTGCAGGAACACTGTCGGGGGTGAATATTACCAATAGGAGTGGGGATCCTGGTGCTCCTATCAATGTGCGTATTCGCGGTATAGGTACCCCAGGGGTAAACGATCCCTTATGGGTGATCGATGGTGTGCCCATCGTTCAGACCAGTAACATTACCGTTAATACCTCTTCTACTACAGACTCTAATCCGCTTGCAGGTATAAACCCGAGTGATATTGAGTCCATTGACGTTTTGAAAGATGCGGCTTCGGCGGCCATTTATGGTGCTAGGGCGGCAAATGGGGTTATTATAGTAACGACCAAAAGAGGTAAGGCCGGTGATGCCAAGGTTAATTATGACGGCTATACCTCCTTTAGTCAGATAAGAGATCGTTACGATGTTTTGGATGTGGAGCAATACATCGATATTCAGGGTCAATTGGGGCGTGATGTATCCGAGTTTAGTGGCGCTGGATTTGTTGATTGGCAAGATGCCATATTCAAAACAGGTTTTGTTCAAAACCATAACGTTACGGTAAGCGGGGGTAGTGAAAATGCCAACTATTTGATATCGGGAGGTTATTTGAATCAAGACGGTATCGAGTTGGCTCAAGGATTCGAAAGATATTCGTTTAAAGCGAACTCCGATATTAAAGTGGGGAAAAGATTGCGTTTCGGACAATCTTTGTTAATAAGTCAAACGGATCGTTTGGTACAAAGTGAGGGGGCCTTCTTTTCAGGGTTCAATTCGGCCTTGAACGCCCCTTATTATAAAATTTACGGAGATGGTCCTTTTGGTTATAACCTAGAAAATCCGGAAACTAGTGGTGATGGAACCGGAGCTAACTATGTCATGAGAAATGATACTAGGCTTAACAGTACCACGATCCGAAACCGAAAGGTCCTAGGTAATTTCTATGGGGAACTTTCCATTCTTGAAGGCTTGAAATTGCGCGCTTCATTAGGTTTGGATTATAACGTGGGACGTGGTGAATATTACCAGGCCGCCACGGATTATGCAGGGAACAATCCAAGACAATCGCTATTGGTGTCATCGCGTCCTGTTGAATTGACGCTTACGCCTTCTACAACCTTGTCTTACGATAAGACCTTTGGCAGCGATCATAATATTTCGGCCCTTTTCGGGTTTGAGCAAACCGAGTTTCGATTTGATAAGGTGAGACTTCAGGGGCGTGATCTTTTTAACCAGAATTTTGCTGGTACGGGATCTACGGTTTCTGGTGCCAATGAAGCCGATAATTGGGTTTTGCAAGGATGGTTAGGTCGTTTGAGCTATAATTTTCAGGGGAAATATTTAGCGACCTTCAACGTTCGTAGGGATGCAACTTCAAGGTTTGCCCAAGGTAATAGAGATGATTATTTTCCATCGGTTTCCGCT is from Zobellia galactanivorans and encodes:
- a CDS encoding SusC/RagA family TonB-linked outer membrane protein, with amino-acid sequence MNQNFKRLNRVRSHGFVLVALFFFSVTSLCAQTTISGTTSDEQGVLPGVNVLVKGTTVGSVSDFDGNYSIEVPDGGSTLVFSYVGYSKQEVTIAGQTTINVVMSEDAQTLSEVVVVGYGTQRKADLTGAVGSLSSAEIVSKPITSPDQVLAGTLSGVNITNRSGDPGAPINVRIRGIGTPGVNDPLWVIDGVPIVQTSNITVNTSSTTDSNPLAGINPSDIESIDVLKDAASAAIYGARAANGVIIVTTKRGKAGDAKVNYDGYTSFSQIRDRYDVLDVEQYIDIQGQLGRDVSEFSGAGFVDWQDAIFKTGFVQNHNVTVSGGSENANYLISGGYLNQDGIELAQGFERYSFKANSDIKVGKRLRFGQSLLISQTDRLVQSEGAFFSGFNSALNAPYYKIYGDGPFGYNLENPETSGDGTGANYVMRNDTRLNSTTIRNRKVLGNFYGELSILEGLKLRASLGLDYNVGRGEYYQAATDYAGNNPRQSLLVSSRPVELTLTPSTTLSYDKTFGSDHNISALFGFEQTEFRFDKVRLQGRDLFNQNFAGTGSTVSGANEADNWVLQGWLGRLSYNFQGKYLATFNVRRDATSRFAQGNRDDYFPSVSAGWRISQEEFFPQEGFVDDLKVRVGWGQSGNQFTGLNFAYLLALNNNIRYVVGDSQDTKIAPAPTNFANRDLKWETSTQLDVGIDGAFMGGKLNMTADYYSKVTSDVLLGLPVPYVSGFFLPVDANVGEIKNSGVEFSVNYGDEIGDFSFNIGANITTVKNEVTDLGEIDQIITGLGGPDTHRTIVGESLGHFYGYKTDGLYQNDAEVAAALPDANGTPSPGDIRFVDVNGDGKVDSNDRTYLGSPFPGFFYGFNFQGEYHGFDFSVNFRGVGDQQVYNQARTSLESLDGANNFSTQVLDRWTGEGTTNSSSHPRLVRNDPNGNNRFSDRWVEDAGYLRIQNIQFGYSLPAEKLKGWTGDFVSRMRFYVGVQNLATFTKYSGFDPEVGRTQSFQKGDFTLASGQDGGASPLPRIVQLGWSVTFN